One window of the Pseudomonas sp. S04 genome contains the following:
- a CDS encoding LysR family transcriptional regulator, protein MLSAELKAFYMVARLGSITLAAKKLGLSQPTVTTQIRHLESQYSVELFYRGGRRLTVSEEGARLLPMVKTLLQQEADIEFFLRNSGQVQGALRIAATAPYYILDLVKTFRERLPQVDVSVEIGNSQQVLEALEEYRVDLAASSQLVEDARLIRRVLGTDPLVLAVHRNHPLAVHDHVPLSALAGHTLLMRESGSTTRRLTEELLASAGVSFGPLLEIGSRESIREAVLRNIGISIIARQEVPHDPQLRVLSIENAPQIAEYLYCLKERKNARLPAAFLGLAQEMAPA, encoded by the coding sequence GTGCTGAGTGCCGAGCTGAAGGCTTTTTACATGGTCGCGCGTTTGGGCAGTATTACCCTGGCGGCGAAAAAGCTCGGCCTGAGCCAACCTACGGTGACCACCCAGATTCGCCACCTGGAGAGCCAGTATTCGGTCGAGTTGTTCTACCGCGGCGGGCGCCGCCTGACCGTCAGCGAGGAGGGCGCGCGCCTGCTGCCCATGGTCAAGACGCTGCTGCAGCAGGAAGCCGACATCGAGTTTTTCCTGCGCAACAGTGGTCAGGTCCAGGGTGCATTGCGCATCGCGGCGACTGCGCCGTACTACATCCTCGACTTGGTGAAAACCTTCCGCGAGCGGCTGCCCCAGGTGGACGTCTCGGTGGAAATCGGCAACTCCCAGCAGGTTCTCGAAGCGTTGGAGGAGTACCGGGTGGACCTGGCCGCGTCCTCGCAACTGGTGGAAGACGCCCGCCTGATCCGCCGGGTGCTGGGCACCGACCCATTGGTGCTGGCCGTGCACCGCAACCATCCGCTGGCGGTGCACGATCACGTGCCGCTGAGCGCCTTGGCCGGGCATACCTTGTTAATGCGCGAGAGCGGCTCGACCACCCGCCGCCTGACCGAAGAATTGCTCGCCAGTGCCGGGGTGAGTTTTGGCCCCCTGCTGGAAATCGGCAGCCGCGAATCGATTCGTGAGGCGGTGCTGCGCAATATCGGCATCAGCATCATCGCCCGCCAGGAAGTGCCCCATGACCCGCAACTACGGGTGTTGAGCATCGAGAACGCGCCGCAGATCGCGGAATACCTGTATTGCCTCAAGGAGCGCAAGAACGCGCGGTTGCCGGCGGCGTTTCTTGGCTTGGCGCAGGAGATGGCCCCGGCCTGA
- a CDS encoding putative 2-aminoethylphosphonate ABC transporter permease subunit — protein MSAQMALPIPHKQVRQTSRAQIGDRIFVLGGKVLLLCLLSVAVLMPLLAIFWRGFSNDAGQGGGLVAARELLTSANFHWLLGNSLKVSLSVAAIVVPLAYLFAYALQRTLIPGKPVWRGLSLLPLMAPSMLPGIALVYLFGNQGLLRGLLSDNIYGFWGIVLGEVIYTFPHALMILLSALSLADARLFDAASSMGASPSRAFRSITWPATRQAVFAAFCLVFTLTITDFGVPVVVGGDYQVLALEAYKAVVGQQQFGRGALIGMVLLVPALLSFAVDAWLRRRHGDSMSGRAQVFQPAPSRLRDGCYLGIVLVICAVLLLVFGMAVYSSLVKFWPYNLSLSLKHYQFGDTAGGGWLAYGNSVKMALCTALIGSGLIFTGAYLMEKTRGQRGLNLALRMLSFVPMAVPGLVLGLGYVFFFNLNGNPLHVFYGTMTLLVVCTIAHYLTTAQMTATTALRQLDAEFEAAALSLKAPLYRHYLRVTVPICLPALLDIVRYLFVSAMTTVSAAIFLYSPDTILAAVAVLNMDDAGNVGGAAAMSTLILFTSAGVSLLLAWASRGLLRRSQAWRQTAPGN, from the coding sequence ATGAGCGCGCAGATGGCCCTGCCGATTCCGCACAAGCAGGTTCGGCAGACTTCCCGGGCCCAGATCGGCGATCGGATTTTTGTGCTCGGCGGCAAGGTCCTGCTCCTGTGCCTGCTCAGCGTCGCGGTGTTGATGCCGTTGCTGGCGATCTTCTGGCGCGGCTTCAGCAACGATGCCGGGCAGGGCGGTGGCCTGGTCGCCGCCCGCGAGCTGCTGACCAGCGCCAACTTTCACTGGTTGCTCGGTAACAGCTTGAAAGTGTCCCTCAGCGTCGCGGCCATCGTGGTCCCGCTGGCCTACCTGTTTGCCTACGCCCTGCAACGCACGTTGATTCCCGGCAAGCCTGTCTGGCGCGGCCTGTCGCTGCTGCCGCTGATGGCGCCGTCGATGCTGCCGGGTATTGCGCTGGTCTACCTGTTCGGTAACCAGGGCCTGTTGCGGGGGCTGCTGTCGGACAATATCTACGGTTTTTGGGGCATCGTGCTGGGCGAGGTGATCTACACCTTTCCCCATGCCTTGATGATCCTGCTGTCGGCGCTGTCCCTGGCGGATGCGCGGCTGTTCGACGCTGCTTCGAGCATGGGCGCCAGTCCGTCCAGGGCCTTTCGCAGCATCACCTGGCCGGCGACCCGCCAGGCCGTTTTCGCCGCGTTCTGCCTGGTGTTCACCCTGACCATCACCGACTTCGGCGTACCGGTGGTGGTCGGTGGCGACTATCAGGTGTTGGCGCTGGAAGCCTACAAGGCGGTGGTCGGTCAGCAGCAATTCGGTCGCGGTGCGCTGATCGGTATGGTCCTGTTGGTGCCGGCACTGCTCAGCTTTGCGGTCGATGCCTGGTTGCGTCGCCGCCATGGCGACTCCATGAGCGGCCGGGCGCAAGTCTTCCAACCGGCGCCTTCGCGGCTGCGTGATGGCTGTTACCTGGGCATCGTGCTGGTGATCTGCGCTGTGCTGTTACTGGTGTTCGGCATGGCGGTGTACTCCTCGCTGGTGAAATTCTGGCCGTACAACCTGTCGTTGTCGCTCAAGCACTATCAGTTTGGCGACACCGCCGGTGGTGGCTGGCTGGCCTACGGCAATAGCGTGAAGATGGCCCTGTGCACGGCGTTGATCGGCAGCGGGCTGATTTTCACCGGCGCCTACCTGATGGAAAAAACCCGTGGCCAGCGTGGCCTGAACCTGGCGCTGCGCATGCTCAGCTTCGTGCCGATGGCGGTGCCGGGCTTGGTCCTGGGCCTGGGCTACGTATTCTTCTTCAACCTCAACGGCAACCCGCTGCATGTGTTCTACGGCACCATGACCCTGCTGGTGGTATGCACCATTGCGCACTACCTGACCACCGCCCAAATGACCGCCACTACCGCGCTGCGCCAACTCGACGCCGAGTTCGAAGCTGCCGCGCTGTCGCTCAAGGCGCCGCTGTACCGCCACTACCTGCGCGTCACCGTGCCGATCTGCCTGCCGGCGTTGCTGGACATCGTGCGCTACCTGTTCGTCTCGGCCATGACCACCGTCTCGGCGGCAATCTTCCTTTACAGCCCCGACACCATCCTTGCGGCGGTGGCGGTGCTGAACATGGATGACGCCGGCAACGTCGGCGGCGCGGCCGCCATGTCGACCCTGATCCTGTTCACCTCGGCGGGCGTGTCCTTGCTCCTGGCCTGGGCTTCGCGCGGTTTGCTGCGGCGCTCCCAGGCCTGGCGCCAGACCGCGCCCGGCAACTGA
- a CDS encoding putative 2-aminoethylphosphonate ABC transporter substrate-binding protein, giving the protein MFKPLALAAAVLTAFSMNAFAAKTELTVYTALEAEQLKTYKQAFEAANPDVEIKWVRDSTGIITAKLLAEKARPQADAVWGLAASSLAILDQQGMLQSYAPKELGKIGGNYRDAANPPAWVGMDVWAATICFNTVEAEKQGLSKPVSWQDLTKPEYKGKIVMPNPASSGTGFLDVSAWLQTFGEKQGWQYMDDLHQNIGQYVHSGSKPCKLAAAGEFPIGISFEYPAVQLKRQGAPLDIVLPKEGLGWEIEATAVIKGTPHEEAAKKLADFSASTAAMELYKENFAVLAQPGIAKPQTELPADYEQRLIKNDFAWASKNRDEILTEWRKRYDGKSEKVAAK; this is encoded by the coding sequence ATGTTCAAGCCCTTGGCTCTAGCCGCTGCTGTCCTCACTGCTTTCAGCATGAACGCCTTCGCGGCGAAAACCGAACTGACTGTCTACACCGCACTGGAAGCCGAACAGCTGAAAACCTACAAGCAGGCGTTCGAAGCGGCCAACCCGGATGTCGAGATCAAGTGGGTACGTGACTCCACCGGCATCATCACCGCCAAGCTGCTGGCGGAAAAAGCCCGTCCGCAGGCGGATGCAGTCTGGGGCCTGGCGGCGTCGAGCCTGGCGATCCTCGATCAGCAAGGCATGCTGCAAAGCTACGCGCCGAAGGAGCTGGGCAAGATCGGCGGCAACTACCGCGATGCCGCCAACCCGCCAGCCTGGGTGGGCATGGACGTGTGGGCCGCGACCATCTGCTTCAACACCGTGGAAGCCGAGAAGCAGGGCCTGAGCAAGCCGGTGAGCTGGCAGGACCTGACCAAGCCTGAATACAAAGGCAAGATCGTCATGCCCAACCCGGCGTCCTCGGGTACCGGTTTCCTTGACGTCAGCGCCTGGCTGCAGACCTTTGGCGAGAAGCAGGGCTGGCAGTACATGGACGACCTGCACCAGAACATTGGCCAGTACGTTCACTCCGGCTCCAAGCCCTGCAAGCTGGCGGCGGCCGGGGAATTCCCGATCGGCATTTCCTTCGAATACCCGGCCGTGCAGTTGAAGCGCCAGGGCGCACCGCTGGACATCGTCCTGCCGAAAGAGGGCCTGGGCTGGGAAATCGAAGCCACCGCGGTCATCAAGGGCACGCCCCATGAAGAGGCTGCGAAGAAACTCGCCGACTTCTCCGCAAGCACCGCGGCAATGGAGCTGTACAAGGAAAACTTCGCCGTGCTCGCCCAGCCTGGCATCGCCAAGCCGCAGACCGAACTGCCGGCCGACTACGAGCAGCGCCTGATCAAGAACGACTTCGCCTGGGCCTCGAAAAACCGCGATGAGATCCTGACCGAGTGGCGCAAGCGGTATGACGGCAAGTCCGAGAAAGTGGCAGCCAAGTAA
- a CDS encoding putative 2-aminoethylphosphonate ABC transporter ATP-binding protein, with translation MNHSNATAQVFPGTPMKVRGIEKRFGAFTALDNVSLDVQAGELVCLLGPSGCGKTTLLRCIAGLERQDSGELYLGDRDVSLLAPQARDYGILFQSYALFPNLSVEANIAYGLAGSGREQVRQRVAQMLELVGLTGSEKKYPGQLSGGQQQRVALARALAPAPSLLLLDEPMSALDARVREHLCTELRQLQRSLGITTLMVTHNQDEAMLMADRIAVMNNGKVEQYATPQEIYNRPATPFVAEFVGQGNWLPFQRSSDSHAQVGGMPVRLADNSGKAASGRLFCRPEAVSVNPLVHEENLFPAKVREITFLGNRCRMSFELNHLPGHALLAELAPEAMQRLGAQDIMVALPPRSLQVFA, from the coding sequence ATGAACCACTCGAATGCAACTGCCCAGGTATTTCCCGGCACCCCGATGAAGGTGCGCGGTATCGAGAAGCGCTTCGGCGCATTCACCGCGCTGGATAACGTGTCGCTGGACGTGCAGGCCGGTGAGCTGGTGTGCCTGCTCGGTCCCTCGGGCTGCGGCAAGACCACCTTGTTGCGCTGCATTGCCGGCCTCGAGCGCCAGGATAGCGGCGAGTTGTACCTGGGTGATCGTGACGTATCCCTACTGGCCCCACAGGCGCGGGACTACGGGATTCTGTTCCAGTCCTACGCGCTGTTCCCCAACCTCAGCGTCGAAGCCAACATTGCCTACGGCCTGGCCGGCAGTGGCCGCGAGCAAGTGCGTCAGCGTGTGGCGCAGATGCTTGAGCTGGTGGGCCTGACCGGCAGCGAAAAGAAATACCCCGGCCAGTTGTCTGGCGGCCAGCAACAGCGCGTGGCGCTGGCTCGGGCCCTGGCGCCGGCACCTTCACTGTTGCTGCTGGACGAGCCGATGTCGGCCCTCGATGCCCGGGTTCGCGAGCATCTGTGCACTGAGTTGCGCCAGCTGCAGCGCAGCCTGGGCATCACCACCCTGATGGTGACCCACAACCAGGACGAGGCCATGCTGATGGCCGACCGCATTGCCGTGATGAACAACGGCAAGGTCGAGCAGTACGCCACCCCGCAGGAAATCTATAACCGCCCGGCTACCCCATTCGTTGCCGAGTTCGTCGGCCAGGGCAACTGGTTGCCGTTCCAGCGCAGCAGTGACAGCCACGCCCAGGTCGGCGGGATGCCCGTGCGCCTGGCCGATAACAGCGGCAAGGCAGCGTCCGGCCGGCTCTTCTGTCGCCCGGAAGCCGTCAGCGTCAACCCGCTGGTGCATGAGGAAAACCTGTTCCCGGCCAAGGTGCGCGAGATCACCTTCCTGGGCAATCGCTGCCGCATGAGCTTTGAGCTCAACCATCTTCCGGGCCATGCGTTGCTCGCCGAACTGGCGCCCGAAGCCATGCAGCGCCTCGGTGCCCAGGACATCATGGTCGCCCTGCCTCCGCGCAGCCTGCAGGTGTTTGCCTGA
- a CDS encoding TIGR03364 family FAD-dependent oxidoreductase, translating to MTQHNDLLIVGAGILGLSHAYAAAKRGLKVRVFERSATPLGASVRNFGQALVTGQPPGQMLELAKASREIWGQWAQLAGLQLKRNGSYLFARTEAEEQLLSAFCEGRAIEHGYRVELLRGAALRDLYGGQFSHHRAALHGLDDQQLYSREAIPALIDYLRRELAVEFHFSTLVRDVEPGRVHSTAGSFSGEQIIVCSGHDYQTLLAEPIAALKPQVCRLQMLRARPLIDLNLQHALLTGLSCVHYGAFADLPQAQAVQAQILRETPHLHEQGIHLLISPTPHGELIIGDSHHYGSDPSPFNAEQVDDWMLELAEQTLGCKVQVVERWQGVYGAQGPTPFSFLQAAPGVHAALMHTGVGMSVGPAMAERNLKAILGEH from the coding sequence ATGACACAACACAACGACCTGCTGATCGTCGGCGCCGGCATTCTCGGTTTGTCTCACGCCTATGCCGCCGCCAAACGTGGCCTCAAGGTCAGGGTCTTCGAGCGCAGCGCCACGCCTTTGGGCGCCTCGGTGCGCAACTTTGGCCAGGCCCTGGTCACCGGCCAGCCTCCCGGCCAGATGCTCGAGCTGGCCAAGGCCAGTCGCGAGATCTGGGGCCAATGGGCACAGCTCGCCGGTTTGCAGCTCAAGCGCAACGGCTCCTATTTGTTTGCCCGCACCGAAGCTGAAGAGCAGCTGTTATCAGCCTTCTGCGAAGGCCGCGCGATCGAGCACGGTTACCGCGTCGAACTGCTGCGCGGCGCGGCATTGCGTGACCTGTATGGCGGCCAGTTCAGCCATCATCGCGCGGCGTTGCATGGCCTGGACGATCAGCAACTGTATTCCCGCGAGGCCATCCCGGCCTTGATCGACTACCTGCGTCGGGAGTTGGCGGTCGAGTTCCACTTCTCGACCCTAGTGCGCGACGTCGAACCCGGGCGGGTGCACAGCACTGCGGGCAGCTTCAGTGGCGAGCAGATCATTGTCTGCTCCGGTCACGACTATCAAACCCTGCTGGCCGAGCCCATTGCCGCGCTCAAGCCACAGGTCTGTCGCTTGCAAATGCTCCGCGCCCGGCCGCTGATCGACCTCAACTTGCAACACGCCTTGCTCACCGGATTGAGCTGCGTGCACTACGGCGCTTTCGCCGACTTGCCGCAAGCGCAGGCCGTGCAGGCGCAGATTCTGCGTGAGACCCCGCACCTGCATGAACAGGGCATTCACCTGTTGATCAGCCCGACGCCCCATGGCGAACTGATCATCGGCGACTCCCACCATTACGGCAGCGATCCGTCGCCGTTCAATGCCGAGCAGGTGGATGACTGGATGCTCGAACTGGCCGAGCAGACCCTGGGTTGCAAGGTGCAGGTGGTCGAGCGCTGGCAGGGCGTCTATGGTGCTCAAGGGCCTACGCCCTTTTCGTTTCTGCAGGCCGCACCCGGCGTGCATGCGGCGTTGATGCACACCGGTGTGGGCATGAGTGTCGGGCCGGCGATGGCCGAACGTAATCTCAAGGCGATATTGGGGGAGCACTGA
- a CDS encoding retron system putative HNH endonuclease, whose protein sequence is MRSVIKRGYGPFQLNNSHASPPTTSDAATTRWSSFGYKSQVLDHLLEEQYGLCCYSEIRPDRAGLGFHIEHVENKSQHPQRTFAYDNLAASALDSVSDLQAFKAQRAELFGGHALGKSSGVDMGRFVSCHQPDCKHFFAYLSDGRVVPADGLSSQEEERARYTIDLLNLNSSYLQDLRKRWWDELEELFDEHIDQTMDLHCLAGIDLIPTGGRLSQFFSITREFYGSVAEQVLEQNAPLLR, encoded by the coding sequence ATGAGGTCTGTTATTAAGCGTGGATACGGCCCTTTTCAGCTGAACAACTCACATGCTAGTCCGCCAACAACCAGCGATGCGGCAACCACTCGTTGGAGTAGCTTTGGCTATAAGAGCCAAGTTCTGGACCATCTGCTAGAAGAGCAATACGGGCTGTGCTGCTATAGTGAAATCCGGCCTGACCGGGCTGGACTGGGCTTTCACATAGAGCATGTCGAAAACAAGAGCCAGCATCCTCAACGAACCTTTGCTTACGACAATTTGGCAGCTAGTGCACTGGATAGTGTGAGTGATCTGCAGGCGTTCAAGGCGCAACGAGCTGAACTTTTCGGCGGGCACGCGCTTGGCAAATCTAGCGGGGTCGACATGGGCCGCTTCGTCTCGTGTCATCAACCCGACTGTAAGCATTTTTTTGCCTATTTGTCCGATGGGCGTGTAGTCCCTGCTGACGGATTGTCGAGCCAGGAAGAAGAGCGGGCTCGATACACAATCGATTTGCTCAATCTGAATAGCTCCTACCTTCAAGATTTGCGTAAGCGCTGGTGGGACGAGTTAGAAGAGCTTTTCGATGAGCATATTGATCAGACAATGGATCTACATTGCCTCGCGGGTATTGACCTTATCCCCACTGGCGGAAGGCTAAGCCAGTTCTTCAGTATCACCCGGGAATTCTATGGGAGCGTTGCCGAACAAGTACTAGAACAGAATGCCCCCCTCTTACGATAA
- a CDS encoding phosphonate degradation HD-domain oxygenase, which translates to MDRNEQVIAEVFGLYERFGASDYIGEPVSQIEHMSQAAELAMAEGFDDEVVLAAFFHDIGHICTENAENMGGFGVVSHERLGADYLRRLGFGERMARLVEYHVQAKRYLTLTEPGYYERLSEASRRTLEYQGGVMTPAEAEAFKQDPLCAVSLRMRQWDEQAKEMRVPVIDLDMLKEKALQLLSAA; encoded by the coding sequence ATGGATCGCAATGAGCAGGTGATTGCCGAGGTGTTCGGCTTGTACGAGCGCTTCGGTGCCAGTGACTACATCGGCGAGCCGGTGTCGCAGATCGAGCACATGTCCCAGGCTGCCGAACTGGCCATGGCCGAGGGCTTCGACGATGAAGTAGTGCTGGCGGCGTTCTTCCACGATATCGGGCACATCTGCACCGAGAATGCCGAGAACATGGGCGGCTTCGGGGTAGTCAGCCACGAACGCCTCGGCGCCGACTACCTGCGTCGCCTGGGTTTTGGCGAGCGCATGGCGCGGCTGGTGGAGTATCACGTGCAAGCCAAGCGTTACCTGACGCTGACTGAGCCTGGGTACTACGAGCGCCTGAGCGAAGCCAGCCGTCGCACGCTGGAATATCAGGGCGGGGTGATGACACCCGCCGAAGCCGAAGCGTTCAAGCAGGACCCACTGTGCGCTGTCAGTTTGCGCATGCGCCAGTGGGATGAGCAGGCGAAGGAGATGCGGGTGCCGGTGATCGACCTGGACATGCTGAAAGAGAAGGCGTTGCAGTTGCTGAGCGCTGCGTGA
- the cadR gene encoding Cd(II)/Pb(II)-responsive transcriptional regulator gives MKIGELAKLTDCAVETIRYYEREGLLPEPARSDGNYRVYTQAHAERLTFIRNCRTLDMTLEEIRSLLGLRDSPQDQCESVNALIDEHIHHVKARIDGLLALQAQLIDLRQRCSEGPDIEQCGILQRLEVSGGVVATEVEHSHVGRSHGH, from the coding sequence ATGAAGATCGGAGAACTGGCGAAACTGACCGATTGCGCCGTCGAAACCATCCGCTACTACGAGCGTGAAGGCCTGCTGCCAGAACCGGCCCGCAGCGACGGCAACTACCGCGTCTACACCCAGGCCCATGCCGAGCGCCTGACCTTCATCCGCAACTGCCGCACCCTGGACATGACCCTCGAAGAAATCCGCAGCCTGCTGGGCCTGCGCGACAGTCCGCAGGATCAGTGCGAAAGCGTGAATGCGCTGATCGACGAACACATCCACCACGTCAAGGCACGGATCGACGGCTTGCTCGCCCTGCAGGCGCAACTCATCGACCTGCGCCAACGCTGCAGCGAAGGGCCAGATATCGAACAGTGCGGGATCTTGCAGCGCTTGGAAGTGAGTGGTGGAGTGGTTGCAACGGAAGTCGAACATTCCCACGTAGGCCGCAGCCACGGCCACTAG
- a CDS encoding heavy metal translocating P-type ATPase — protein sequence MSDSQHTHKPGTAHEHNHGATLQPVKKHDHASHAGSCCSSAAAPALVRISEAPTDGARLSRFRIEAMDCPTEQTLIQNKLGKLAGVQQLEFNLINRVLGVTHDLPSTAPIIEAIKSIGMLAEPIEDGAQADDSRAAPVKKPWWPLALSGVTALAAEVIHFTSAAPTWVVALVALVSILSGGLGTYKKGWIALKNLNLNINALMSIAVTGAVLIGQWPEAAMVMFLFTVAELIEAKSLDRARNAISGLMQMTPEQVTVQQPDGSWVEREAKSVELGALVRVRPGERIGLDGEVVAGNSTIDQAPITGESLPVEKTLGDKVFAGTINQAGALEYRVTAAANNSTLARIIHAVEEAQGARAPTQRFVDSFSKIYTPVVFVFALGVALIPPLFMGAAWFDWIYRALVLLVVACPCALVISTPVTIVSGLAAAARKGILIKGGVYLEGGYKLDFLALDKTGTITHGKPVQTDYLALDPTVESRAQVLAASLAGRSDHPVSLAIAKAAVDKHLSLLAVDNFAALAGRGVRGEIDGQVYHLGNHRLVEELGLCSPALEERLFALEEQGKTVVLLLDASGPLALFAVADTVKESSREAIEQLHALGVKTLMLTGDNPHTARAIAAQVGIDQAQGDLLPTDKLKAIEALYAQGHRVGMVGDGINDAPALARAEIGFAMAAAGTDTAIETADVALMDDDLRKIPAFIRLSRQTSHILTQNIALALVIKAIFLGVTFFGLATMWMAVFADMGVALLVVFNGLRLLRK from the coding sequence ATGAGCGATTCCCAGCACACCCACAAACCCGGTACTGCGCATGAGCACAATCATGGGGCAACACTTCAGCCGGTAAAAAAACACGACCACGCCAGCCACGCCGGCTCCTGCTGCTCCAGCGCCGCAGCGCCGGCACTGGTGCGGATCAGCGAGGCGCCCACCGACGGTGCGCGCCTGAGCCGTTTCCGCATCGAGGCCATGGACTGCCCGACGGAGCAGACGCTAATCCAGAACAAGCTCGGCAAGCTGGCCGGCGTGCAGCAACTGGAGTTCAACCTGATCAACCGGGTGCTGGGCGTGACCCACGACCTGCCGAGCACGGCGCCGATCATCGAGGCGATCAAATCCATCGGCATGCTGGCCGAGCCGATCGAAGACGGCGCGCAGGCGGATGACAGTCGCGCGGCGCCGGTGAAAAAGCCCTGGTGGCCGCTGGCGCTCTCCGGCGTCACGGCACTGGCCGCCGAAGTGATCCACTTCACCAGCGCTGCGCCGACCTGGGTGGTGGCGCTGGTCGCGCTGGTGTCGATCCTCAGCGGCGGTCTGGGCACCTACAAAAAGGGCTGGATTGCCCTGAAGAACCTCAACCTGAACATCAACGCCCTGATGAGCATCGCAGTGACTGGCGCCGTGCTGATCGGCCAGTGGCCGGAAGCGGCGATGGTGATGTTCCTGTTTACCGTGGCCGAGTTGATCGAAGCCAAATCCCTCGACCGCGCGCGCAACGCCATCAGCGGCCTGATGCAGATGACCCCGGAACAGGTCACCGTGCAGCAGCCAGACGGTTCGTGGGTCGAACGAGAGGCTAAAAGTGTCGAACTGGGTGCGTTGGTGCGGGTACGTCCGGGTGAGCGCATTGGCCTGGACGGCGAAGTAGTTGCCGGCAACTCGACCATTGACCAGGCGCCGATTACCGGGGAAAGCCTGCCAGTCGAGAAGACGCTGGGCGATAAGGTGTTTGCCGGCACCATCAACCAGGCCGGTGCGCTGGAGTACCGGGTGACCGCGGCCGCCAACAACTCGACCCTGGCGCGAATCATCCACGCCGTGGAAGAAGCCCAGGGCGCGCGTGCGCCGACCCAGCGTTTTGTCGACAGCTTCTCGAAAATCTATACCCCGGTGGTATTCGTCTTTGCCCTGGGCGTAGCGCTGATCCCACCGTTGTTCATGGGCGCGGCCTGGTTCGACTGGATTTACCGCGCGCTGGTGCTGCTGGTGGTGGCGTGCCCTTGTGCGCTGGTGATCTCCACCCCGGTAACCATCGTCAGCGGCCTGGCGGCGGCGGCGCGCAAAGGCATCCTGATCAAGGGTGGCGTGTACCTGGAGGGCGGCTACAAGCTCGACTTCCTGGCCCTGGACAAGACCGGCACCATCACCCACGGCAAGCCGGTACAAACCGACTACCTGGCACTGGACCCCACGGTCGAGAGCCGTGCCCAGGTGCTTGCCGCCAGCCTCGCCGGACGCTCCGACCACCCGGTATCGCTGGCCATCGCCAAGGCGGCTGTGGATAAACACTTGAGCCTGCTCGCTGTGGATAACTTCGCAGCCCTGGCCGGTCGCGGGGTGCGCGGCGAGATCGACGGCCAGGTCTACCACCTGGGTAATCATCGCCTGGTGGAAGAGCTGGGCTTGTGCTCGCCAGCGCTGGAAGAGCGACTCTTCGCCCTGGAAGAACAAGGCAAGACCGTGGTCCTGTTGCTTGATGCCTCGGGCCCGCTCGCCCTGTTTGCCGTCGCTGACACGGTCAAGGAGTCCAGCCGCGAGGCCATTGAGCAGTTGCACGCACTGGGGGTGAAAACCCTGATGCTGACCGGCGACAACCCGCACACGGCACGGGCGATTGCCGCCCAGGTGGGCATCGACCAGGCCCAGGGTGACTTGCTGCCGACCGACAAGCTCAAGGCGATCGAGGCCTTGTATGCCCAGGGGCACCGAGTCGGCATGGTCGGCGACGGGATCAACGACGCGCCCGCGCTGGCCCGGGCGGAGATCGGTTTTGCCATGGCGGCGGCCGGTACCGATACCGCCATCGAGACCGCTGATGTCGCCTTGATGGACGACGATCTGCGCAAGATTCCTGCGTTTATCCGCCTGTCTCGCCAGACTTCCCATATCCTCACGCAAAATATCGCCCTGGCCCTGGTCATCAAGGCGATCTTTCTTGGGGTAACCTTCTTCGGGCTGGCCACTATGTGGATGGCAGTGTTTGCCGACATGGGCGTGGCCCTGCTGGTGGTGTTCAACGGTCTGCGCCTGCTGCGCAAATAA